From Microtus ochrogaster isolate Prairie Vole_2 unplaced genomic scaffold, MicOch1.0 UNK1, whole genome shotgun sequence:
CCACCCAGACACCCCACAGCTTACACTCACAAAGGGGTGCTGTCCCACTTGTCCCGTACGTTCACCTCCACGTCTCGTTGCTCCAGCAAGTACCTGGGCAGGAAGTTCAGAGCCTGGGTCAGAACTGCGTCTGATCTGGGAGAGAAgaccaggaagagggaaggaagccacATCTCTCCGGGCTAGAGACCCCTCTAGAAAGGGCGAGGGCTGGGAGTGCACAGGCCTACAAGGATCGGCAACTGCGAGCTGGGTGACGGCCCCAGGTTTAGAAGGCTGAGAATTTGGTCTTGTAATATTTGGGGGAGAGAAGGTGATGGGGCCCCTACTTCAgctggggaggtgaaggcagagaagccagagaaaaGCTGGTGCAGGCACTCTGGGAGTGGAGagcaggagacaggggcagatcTAGGGAAGAAGTGGAAAGAACAATGTTAAGATGCTGAGGAGAAGAGGCCATGAACTAGGAAGCCATCACAGGGACGCGGCAGCCCAGAGAGGATATCAAGACAGGGCCTGGGCTCTCAGAGTTGCAGTTACATTGAGGGAAGGGTCATTAGCTCGGAGGTGACACCTGGTGTTACAGACAGGCCTCAGGAGGCTTTGGGACAGAGCTGCAGCCTGGCCTGCTCTGGTGAGGGCAAGGGGATTTGGAAAGAAGGGCCATGGAAGAAAGGAGTCCATCAAAAGAGAGTGAGGGCCAGTATCCgttctcctccctgcctgcccaAGGAGACTAGGATCTCGGTGCCAGGCTCGTACTGGCGGCATCAGGAGTATCTGCAACGCTTGATACCTCCGTGGAGGGGAGTCCTTTCCCAGCGCCGAGTTAGGTAAGGGACCTAGAGAACGATCTCTCCGGCTCGGTCAGCTTCGGAAGCCCCACGGCGCCAGCCCCGCACACCCATGCCCGACGCACCCTGAAGACACCCGCCCGCCTCCTGCACTGCAGCTCCTCACCGCACACGGCCCACGTCACCCTTCCTGCAGCTGGCAAACAGGTCGTTGGTGTCCATGGCTAGGGAGGCTGGACCCCCGGCCGAACGATGTCTGGAGACCTCTGTGCCTGGCCGGATGTAAACACTCACGGCCCCGCCCCTCGCGGCTTCACTTCGCAAAGCCCGACAGCGGCTCTGCAGCGGCGCCTGGCGTCCGGAGGACCGCTGATCCCCCGCCTCACGTCACGAAGACCACTCATCAAAGTCCCACCCATCAACCTTGACCACGCCCACTTAGCCTCTAGGGGCCCTCTAGCCTGAACCCCACATACACGTCTAGAGGACAATTCAACCCCCCCAGGTTCCGCCCATTCGCCAGAGAATAGCTCACTACCAAGGCCCCGCTTCCCTTGAAGAGCCTCACCCGAAGGGCAGTCCGCTCCAGACCCCGCCCGCCTTGCCCTGATTGAGCCCTGAGGACAGTACCGCCCCCAGGCCTGGCAGGCTGATCCCTAAACTCGTCCGTGTGCGGCTTAGGCCCCGCCCACAGCCCGGGGCCTCGCCCACTAGGACCTTTCCCTCCTAGCTCCGGGCTCAGCCTACCCCGCCTGGGTTTCACCCAGAGGACGATACACACCCTAGACTCCACCCACAAGAGCCTAGCCACGCCCACAAACCCCACAGAATTGCCTTCCATCCCTTATTGGCCCCGCCCACCAGCCCGCGTGACCTCCCTGCCCCGCCTGCTcttccccgcccccgccccacccccagagCGTCGCCCTTGGGAAACAAGAAACACGCGTGGAGGCGGAGCGGCCCGCGCGTCTTGGCGGCTTTAATAGAGTCCGGGCGCGGGGAGCTGGCAGCCCTCGGGGCCGGGCGGAACGGGGTGGGAACTGCGCCGCGGTCTCCTGCTGCGGTGGGGAAGCGGAGAGGCCCTACGTGGAGGGTCGGGAGGGGCACGGGGCCGCCGCGTCGGGCAGTCCCGCGCAGTTGCACGTGGCCCAGCGCTCACAGGTGCGTGTCCTCCTCGAACATGTCCGAGTCCTCAGGGTCGCGCTTGCTGCCCATGAGCGCGCTCCAGCTGCTGGGGCCATTGATGGCCCCACCGCCGTTCAGGCTGGGCTGCTTCTCCTGCATCTCCGACTGGCTGTCGCTGGCCACGTCCAGCGTGGGATTGTCGTGGCAGCCGTTCTCCACAAAGCGCAGCTCCTCGCCGTGTGACTGCGGCAGCAGGAGAGGGAGCTGGGCACACCCGGTGGCTGCCCACGCCACGTCCCCAGGGTGCACTCTGGGGCCCAGTAGACAGGTTCCTGCAGCTCTAGCTTTAATTCTCACTGTAAACCCTGTGACCTCTCTGGAGTCACCTGATTCCTCCCAACAGCCCTTTATAGATATGAGACTCCCCGAAACTCAGGGCAAGTGAGCTGGGAGGGATGACCAGGGCCTGTCCCTTTTCTCTAGAGCAGTTTACAGGAGACTCAAAATGTGCAGCTGCTCTTAAGCCCTGAAGCGAGGGGCACTAGGgataggaggagctggagaagaggaggggaccCCGGTGAGACTGGCACCCCCTCACAGTTCCAGCCTCGGAGAGAGGTAGGTGCAGGTCCCAGCCTGGCAGTGAGCACAGCTGAGTTGGTACAGGTCACCAGGTAAGGCTGCCGAGTGGCATTGGCTGATCCTGACAGCACTCCACCCTTCCCAAGCCCTCCCTAGCCTACTCACCACGTGTTTCAGCTTGGGCAGCCGACGCTGCCAGCAGTTGTAGAGTAGTCCAAGCACAATGATGATGAAGCAGATGACACCAATAATCACCAGCACCACAAAGAGTGTCCCGTAGTCACTGCGCACCTGGGTAGCCCGAGCCTGgcagctggtggtggtggagtaGTTCTGGATGCCAATCTGGGGGTGTGGAATAGGACCTCAGCACAAGCCCTCAGAGCTACGAACACTGGTGAAGTCGGAGTGTCCCCAACAGGCCTGGGCCTGGACCTGTGCTCTGGGCCATACTATTCTGCCTCTATTGCTTCATCTAAGAATAGCCTCTCCCAGTGGCCACATCCCAACTCCTTCACACCCTCACTGatttctgccctgcccagcaATGACAATCATGGCCCGAATAGATGGGGCCCCACACCTGTCCCCATCAAATACACAAAGCAGAAAGACATCTGGGAGACATAAGTCCACCCCTCCAAGTCGGTGCCCTGAAGCATAACTTCCACCTTAGGGGTAGGTGGTGTCAGGCAGGCAGCCTGGCATCATCGGGGGCCATGTGGAGATGCCCACCTACTTTAGTGGTAAGATCACAGGTGGCACACGCTGCCTGCTGCAGACTGCTCTGGCTGGGCTTCTGGCCCAGGGGCAAAGCTCCCTGCGGACCAGCTTCAGGCAAAAGAAGGGACCCAAGGAAGGGGAGGGTTATCTGAGAGCCCTGGGGCAGAGGCTGGGCTTTGGCTCTTCCCTGTGTGAGAGCCGTTGGCCACCTGTATTCAGGAGCTCAGATTTTCAAGGCTGACGGGAGCTTTGAGAGTCATCCAGGCAGTGCAGAAACTTTCTATCAGGTAGGCTTGGTCCTTGCGACCTGGATGATCTCAGGCAAGGCACCTGACCTCTCTGGGCTCCAGCTTTCCTCATTTAATCCTTAAAACCCACACGGAGTGGAGGAAGGGACCAAGGGAGAATCCAATGTAGTCTGGACCTTGTCGGCATTGTATATAGCCCAGAAACACAGAGCACCTTTGCATTATGACATCCTGAGTATCGTCAAACACGGCAGAGACCCTCCGAAGGGAAGACTGAACAGGTCATGGgtcagggagagaaagcagaagccGGGGTGAGGATCAGGAGTATTTGGATATCTGGACCTCCATATGTTCTGTATCCCAGCAGGGGCCAGAAAAACAACTGATCAGGGCCACATCTAACAATGGAGGGATGTTTCCCAGTTCCAGACATTGCCCAGCCCCTCCGGTTCCCCTGGAGGGGCACTGGTAGGGACAGGGCCTATCTTGTTCCCCCTCCATTAGGTTCTGTGTGATACTTCAGACACTGTCCTGCTTAATCCCCTCTGCCCTGGCCACTCTCCCACCATGGCCTGGGGTGTACAGTCCTTTTGCTCAGTTGGTTGCCTGCACATGCTCTTCATATCTGGGGTGGCCAGGGCACACCCCTGTCCTGGAGCAGGCTGTGAATTCTTTCAGCACTTTTGAGAGTCAGGGGTGGGAAAGGATGCTGCAGTGGCCTCCAAGGCAAGTCCCTGTATGCTTACCTCCTCCAGACTCCTGCGGATGCCACTGAGCATGGAAAGGACTTCTTGAGTGGGTACCACCCCTGGAGAAGAAATGCCATCATCACCACAGCACCCAAACCCCTCCTAGGGCAGCCTGCCTGAGCCACCTCTGCTACACTTCTGGTTCTAATCACACCCATGTATGTTCCCTGCTTGACCTGCTTCCCATGGAACACCATGTGACAGGGGTGATGCTAGAAGTGTCTGTAGCTCAGGGGTCCTGCCCTCATAGTGTGTGATGTCTATACCTGTCTCCTCATCACCAGAACCCAGCACTGCTCCACCCAGAGTCCGTTCCTTCCTGAGCCCAGTCTGAGCCTGTGGTGGGACACCTCTCCCATCTCCTGCTCACCCTGCTCGCCCACAAGTGTCATCAGCAGGTGCTGCTCTTTCTCACTGGGTTTGCTCAGAGAAATGCGCCAGTCCCCACGGTGCCCACTGCGATGGCGTGGCAGGACCTCCTCCATCAGGGCTAGAAGCTGTTGTCCGCGGTGCCGCCGAAACACTTCCTAGGGGTTCAAAGGAACGAAACTCAAGGAAATGGTGATGGTCTGTCCTCATCTGCCCTCAACCCATCTCCCAAAGGCCCAGATGGCCCTCTGGCTAGCCTGATCGGCTCTGGGACCGCCTGAGAGCAGGGGATAGGCAGATAGATTACAGCTTGTTAGTTCACTTCCATCTGCAGGTACAtggtaaaggtgtgtgcctgccCCAGAGCCACTCAAGTCAGGGAGGGGCATGGATCTGTCCTCTGACAATGACAAACTGGGGTTTGCGGTGCTTCCAGAGGTCTGGAATATGTACATGATacccatggcaagttcaaggaAAGACACGACACTAAATCCCCATAGCCACCAAAGAACATGAAGGCTGAGAACGGTGGGTGGGGCTTCTTTGCTGGTCATCTCACCACGTGGCCAGCACTGAGCCTTGAGAGAGTGATGGGAGTCCCTTTACCACAGGGACTTAAAAAACCATAGAACTGGCTAAGAGTACCTGGAAACAGGCCAAGGGGTGGGGTGAGACGAGGAGAGGCAAAATGGTTTCCTTCCCCTCAGATTCTACCTCACTGTTTAGATGATAATGTCAAACATAATTACTGAATGTAACATGAAAACGAGCCCAGCCCTCCACAGGAACTTAGTGCAGGAGCACTGGAGGCCAGGCTGCTGCCATGAAGCTCAAATCCACTGTTTGTGAAGAGACCCTCCTTTGGTCCTCGGAGCCTCTTCAGCAGCTCCTCCTCTTTTATATGAAAAACCTCGACCCCATTTCTTCCAAGAGTCCCAGCCAGACCCCTCTCCCAGATGCTCAGCTCTCCAGGGTGCTTAGGGAGCTGGGCTGTCAGAAGACATCTCAACAGGCCACCCCGAGTGTGGGCCCAATGCCTTTCTTGTGACACCTGAAGCAGAGATGAACTGCTACCTTTGGGTTCCTGCCTAGGATAAGGACCTGTCCCCTGGTTGTCATGCCAACCTGAAATCCACCAGGCTGACTTTCATGCTGGGCTTGTTCCTTGCTACCACAGTGAATGCCTGGTGCAGCTGAGGTCTAGACACTCTAGCTTCCTGGCCAGCAGTTCTGTCCCACACAATGAGGCAAGCTCAGGGCCAAGGGGTCAGTGTCTTCACTGATGTGGGGAGGCAGGACAGGCTTCACAGGCTTGGACGCCCTCAGTTGCCCTGTACACGTGTGCTACCTCTTACAGGGTAGCAAAATCTGCCAGACTCAGAGTTAGCTAAGGAAGGGAAAGCCCTGGCTTTGGAACTAGATGCACCAGGGTACAAACACTGGTTTCTTAGCTCTGACCTTCAGTAACATCCTGaacttcagtttctccatctgagaTGTGGGCTACTTATCATCCTGGAGTCACTCAATCACAGATTCAGGGACAGTAGCTGTCCTCCTGGGTCAGCCCTGCTGGTAATCCAGCCCTCTGCACAAAAGCAAAGGCCAGAACTCTTTGGTCCCCCTGACGACCCAAACGTCTCTTTTCCAAGTATTTCTTGTGCCAAGCAAACGATTGGATCCTTCATCTCTACAGCAAAGATTCTCTTGGCTTCTAGAACTTCAAGATCAGCTTGGCATTTACTGTTTTACCATTTTGTGCCTGTGCCTGCCGATCTCTGCCggctcccttcctgcctcctctgtcttGGGTAAAACCAGGAGAAACTGGATAGTCTGTACCACTCTCAGATCTCACATGCAAAATTTGAAAACCATAGCTGCATCATCTTGTAAAAGTGTTTCCGAGGGGCAGCAGGCACGTTCCTCCCCATCTTTTCCTGAAGACAAGGGGCTAAGTGTGGCCCAccacttttcacacacacacacacacacacacacacacacacacacacacacacacacacacacactgtcccttCAAACACAGGTCAAAAAGGAAATAATGGATTACTGGATGAGAGAGATCTGAAATCTACACATGGTGCTTAGAGATGGATGCACCAAGAGCAAACTGTCTCTCTGCCTGGAGAGGtacatcttttctgttttgttttcaagacccccccccccacagccccACGCTGGGAATAACCCAGGGTCTTGAGTGTGCTGGCAGCATCACAGAGCTACACATTAGCCCTGGGAGTTCATGTTTTCAAGCGAGTACAACACAGTGCCTCTGGCCATGAGGATGTCTAGCCCAGCTGTGTGGGAAGTTAGCCGTCCTGCACCCCAGAGTTAATGAGCACTGGTGTTCATGTAATATGGAGACGCCCAACCTCTGCCCTGCTTGGCTCCTAGAACACTGACAACAGCTCTTCATACTTCTAGTTGTACAATCTAGTCACCCCTGGAGGAAGGACCTAATGCCACTGAGTTTAGATACTCCCAAGTGAAGCAGCCCTGCCAGGCCACCATCTAGGAGCCACAGTCCTGGTAGCATTGTCAGTCAGACACAGCCTGGGGTATGAGAGgaggaatctcagttgaggaaatgcctagatcaggttggtctgtaggcatgtctgtgaaggattaTCTTATTAactgatgcaggagggcccagccactGTGGGCTGCACCttttcctgggcaggtggtcccagGCTGTATAAAAAGCTAGCTAAGTATGAGCCTGGccggggagggggtgggggcacagcaggcagtgctctccTTCATGGGCTCCGCTTTGAGTTCCTGTTTTAGATCATGCCCTGACTTCCCCCAAGGACAGACTGTgacctgaaagtgtaagccaaatgcCCTTTCTTCCCCCAGTTGCTTTTCGTCTGAATGTTTTATCACCCCAAGAGAGTAAGACAGGACACCATCTTGCTCACGTGGAGGTTCTACATCCCATCAGGGGCCCAAGCATGACTGGCCCCGTGACTGATGGCCTAGTGCATGAGCTGTGCAAGGCTTTGAGAgcatttctgtctttgtctctgtctgtctctttcacacacaccaaaaaaacttTCTGATCAGCCTGTTGATGCCTCCCTAGAGAGCTATGAACAAACACCAACAGATGCTGCTTATGAGAAAGCTTAAGAACAAATTTCAGAAGCAATTAGGAAGGGGGTAAACATCCTTTGtgagagacagtgtctcactgtgtagctcagcctggctttgaacctCTGATTCCTCTGTCAGCTACCACACTGCTGGTATTGCAGGCCTCTGTCACTACACCCCAcatgaaaacaactctgaaaaAGATATTGTTGGGCAACAACAGTGCTTGactgtagccccagcacttggaaggtgggtGTAGGAGGTGTGATTGAACCCAGAAATTCCAAGTTTTCCTGACCAACACAGCAAGATCCTCTGGATGAAAACAATAAGTCTCGATCTCATTAGGAAATAAGGCATGAAGCACACAGGAACAAAGACCCTTCAAACCAAAAAGAAGGAGGAGCCAGGGCTGTAGCTCAAGTAGTAAAATGTGACCCTGAGTCTGGTCCCTAACATTGAATAAAACCAAgtcctgcaatcccaacactggggaggtggaggcaggaggaccaggggtTCAAactcaccctgggctacacagtatgTCTGAGGTAACCTGGgctagaaagaaaaaacaaaactcaaaactaCAAGaatcaaggaggaaaaaaaaccaagaatttGTAAGTAGGAAAGacctctttttggttttcagtaaATGGCAGGTACTGGCTCAGTTCTGGACTGAGCCGGCCTCACCACAAGAGCCCTGCTGTGGCacctctctctgcccctttccccttcttctggcCAGCTCAGCACTCACACAGTCTATGTTCTCTGTCATGTTCAGGATGATGTAGCTCTTCCCAGCCAAGTTGCTCCAATCCTTGCAGATCACCTGTgcaggagacagaaagcagggcACAGAGGCCTTAGGAGAGGCCCCTGGACGGCAGGAGGAGGTGCAGGCCTGAGGTCTGAAGACAACCATGTCCTCCTGAACTGCCATGCCAGGGACCCCACCCCACGGGCCTAAGACTAAACAGGTGTCATAAATGAAAGGTTGGCCCGTCCAGAGGCTTCACTGTTGGTGATGCCCTTTTGCCCTGGCACTTCTGGGGACTGAAGACTCCTTTCCCTCCTGCAGCCTGTGTGTACGAAGGATGACTTGGTTGCATGAGTGCTGACCATGAAGGTGGGGAAGGTCTGGTCAGCCCCCACCACACCACACTGCTGCTGACAGCCTCAGGACCCGGAGGACAGCAGGCATTCTTACACGGAGGGCAGCTTGCACCTCTGTCTTACCTGAGTAGAGTCCCACGGTGTTAGTGAGTGAGCTTCCGCTGCCTGACCCTCCAGGGGCTGCTCACTGAGGCCTTCTTGTCCCCAGGTAGCAGAGGAAGGGGTTGACTCTCTATCTTGCGGTCCAGGTGGGAAAGAGTCTGGGGTTCTGGGGTAAAGGTGACTCTCACCGGGGACCTCACTCCCACTTGGAGCCACTGTTTGTGGGAATGTGGAGGATGGCAGTGCCCCCTGCTGGCCATCTAAGTCAGCTGCTCCCAGGGTGGTCTCCTCACCAGCTGCCTGGGTGACCTCAGACTGTACCCCCAGCCCTCCAGCGGGCCACTCGGTGCCCCCAAACTCCTGGCTATAGTTCTGATCCCCCAGGGTCACTGTACTTGGGGTAACTGAGGGCACTGACAAGGTGGGCTTCACACTGCtctccaccaccatgcctgatgtGGCCTGGtccccagaatcctcctgcctgtgtctgGTGGCCCCAGGACCCTGGCTGCTGGTGCTGCTGACGCTAGGTGAAGAGTCATGGGCCTGCATGGTGGTTTCTTCTGGGGGCCCGCTCACAGGGagcagctcttcctcttcctctgcttctgccttctccctctcttcttcttccttttcctcttcctcttcttcctcctcttcctcttcctcctcctcctccagtggCATATTCCAGGGAGGCTCAGCAGGATCCGTCTTGGGCAGGATGGAGGGGAAGTTTGGCAGGTCTTGAGCCTGACCTGGATCTTCCATGGAAGCCACCTTCTCAGTCAGGTCTGGGAAGACGTAGTCTAAGGAAAGATGGAGAGCTAACTCACAGGCTTCATCAGTCACAGGAGGGGTGACCCTTATACAAATAGTGACTCCAAGTGGGACTGAGGAATAAAAGGAAGAGTGGTGTTTCCATGGGGATGGAAGGATACAGGGATGCCAGATGATTGGTGCACTGAAGAAGAATGGGAAGTAAGCTGGGGAGGAGGATGAAGCCAGCCCACAAGGACACAGGGAGCTGGATGTTCACATTTTCCCTTatggtaataaaaatatcatacaaaCTTAGGGGCTAGAGAGGTAAATtggtgttaagagcactggttcaaTTCCAAgacccacatagcagcttacaaacacctataattccagttccagaggatccatccaacatcctcttctacCCTTCAAGGGTattgcatacacatggtacacagacatatgtgcaggcaaagcacacatatgtataaaataaaaataaataaaatctcccaaacaaaacaagacaagactgaTGGAAACAGGCCATGATActgtattagtcacttttctcgTTGCTGTGATCAAAAACTTGACCAGAAGAAACTTAAAGGAGAATTTGTTTTGACTCATAATTTGAAGGGTTCAGATCATCAAGGCAAGGGGGCCATGGCCATGAGggtctgatgtgggaggtccttctgtatatgtgctgctcaaattggttaatgaatacagctgttttggccagtggcttagcagagtaaagccaggctagaagagatatacatagagagagcagtcggagtcaaggagatgccatgtagctgccaaaggagaaggagacTTACTGGTAGgacacagcctcgtggcaatacacagattaatagaaatgggttaattcaagatgtaagagctagctagaaatatgcctgagtcattggccaagcagtgttgtaattaatatagtttctgtgtgattattcaggcctgGGCAGCCGGGAAAACAAGCAGTCTGTGTTTACAAGGGTCTCCATAGTAACGGGAGCTGGAAGCagcagtttgtttatttctttgtggatcaggaagcagagacagaggcttGCCATTCAACCACAAGGACCTGTGTTTGACTTtacagcatccacataaaaagatagatgtggggctggagagatggcctagaagttaaaagcactggctgctattccagagtaTGGCAGTTTAGTTTCCAGCTTCCATATCAGGGGATTTACAACTGCCTGGAAGTCAAGTTCCAGAAGACataatgccttcttctgtcttctctggaacCTTCATATGTGGTACACGCATatactcaagcacacacacacttataaaatgaaatctttttaaagGCCAAGTTTGAtgatgcatatctgtaattccacagctggggaggcagagacagatgattCCTGGTACTCACTAGCCATTCGGCCTAGCCAAGTCAGTGAACTCTGGATTCAGAGACGCCCACctcaagagagaggaaaaaaaggagataaCGATgtggagaatgattgaggaagacacccaatatcaacacctggcttccacatgcacacatatgcgtATGTACCAatgtacacatatgaacatgagCCCCCGTGGTGGGGGACCCCGGGCTTCACACATGCTTAGcacgtgctccaccactgagctatgttcccAGACCGGGAAGTTTGTTCTAAACTAGGAATTTTATATGCAACTAAATTATCTTTCAATTATGGTTGCAAAATAAAGGCACTTAATACATGCAAGGACTCAAGTGGTTTACTCTCCACTAATTCTCAGAGAGTTATTCTAGGATGTCTTCTAGGGGGGAAAAGACCTGGGAGATTAAGAAACACAAGAAGACTGGAATGACAATAAGTCTCAGAATAGAGGTGGTATTGTAGGTCTAGAAAGCAGTTggtaaaaacagaacaagaatcTAGAAAGATCTGAGAtgaataatagcaaaaaaaattgtttccttgTAGTAAGAAGTCTGACTCCTGTCATCCTAGCATGAGGCAGGAAAGTgccatgggtttgaggccagcctaggccacaTAGTAAGACCCAAGCCAGCTTAGGCTCCAgattagaccctgtctcaaaaaacaaaatagcaacaaagaTCTGAGAAGCTGTACAATCTTAGCAACAATGGAAAGCCTAGTGAGGCATCAACAAGAGGTTAGAATATCCTAGCTGCTGTTTCGTACGTGTGTGTTTTGAGGAGTGGAGCCTTGGTCCCTCAAGAtcctctgcttccatctttgCCCAGAACACAACCTGTAGAGAAGGTAGCCAGCTCCCCACACAATGAGGCATCTATGACCTCCAGGGGCCAAGGACCACATACCCACGGAGGAAACCCATGGCACCCTGAAACCAAGCAGTCTGCTGTCACCTTGGTCAGGCACAAAAGAACCAGGAAGACTCACAAGACATTTGGGGAAAATAGCCACAGAAACAGCGGTGAGCAAGCAAAGCAGCTGGCCTGGAGAATAGCGTGAACACAGCAAACGAGAGACAATGGGAAGGTCTTACTCGATTTGCAGGGACCCAAGAGGAAGCAACCCCTCAAAAACATGACCGTGAAAGAATAAAAGCAGCTTACTACAGCTGGGCTTAGAGGGGACTCCTGTGATGCTTGGACTCCAGAGTTCGAAGTCAGAGGATCCAGAGTACCGGCCTAGCCTCGGCTaaacagcaagttcaaggccagcctgggctttgaaaataatcaaataaatagcttaaaaaaaaaaaaacaactgtatgCCAAGTGTTACAGAGCATGCCTATTGAGGCAGTATTTCCGTTTAAGGCCAGCCTATGCTATATAGCAAGaacctgttttggttttttttttttatgctagaTCTATAGAAGATGAAAATGCAGTATATAAACCGTAACTGAAGTGGGCTGTGGGCCTCTTCACAGGAATCCTGGGGAACCGAGTAAGAGTGTAGTGGGTGCTGAGGAGACACAAGCCTAAATCTTCCCAGTCACAAGAGCTCACCGGATGATCAAACCTGGCAGAGAAAAGCACAAGTCAGGGAAGTT
This genomic window contains:
- the Podxl2 gene encoding podocalyxin-like protein 2; protein product: MGLGAGLAPGSGFPSEDSEESRLLQPPQYFWEEEELNGTSLDLGPTADYVFPDLTEKVASMEDPGQAQDLPNFPSILPKTDPAEPPWNMPLEEEEEEEEEEEEEEEKEEEEREKAEAEEEEELLPVSGPPEETTMQAHDSSPSVSSTSSQGPGATRHRQEDSGDQATSGMVVESSVKPTLSVPSVTPSTVTLGDQNYSQEFGGTEWPAGGLGVQSEVTQAAGEETTLGAADLDGQQGALPSSTFPQTVAPSGSEVPGESHLYPRTPDSFPPGPQDRESTPSSATWGQEGLSEQPLEGQAAEAHSLTPWDSTQVICKDWSNLAGKSYIILNMTENIDCEVFRRHRGQQLLALMEEVLPRHRSGHRGDWRISLSKPSEKEQHLLMTLVGEQGVVPTQEVLSMLSGIRRSLEEIGIQNYSTTTSCQARATQVRSDYGTLFVVLVIIGVICFIIIVLGLLYNCWQRRLPKLKHVSHGEELRFVENGCHDNPTLDVASDSQSEMQEKQPSLNGGGAINGPSSWSALMGSKRDPEDSDMFEEDTHL